A stretch of DNA from Parvularcula bermudensis HTCC2503:
GAGCGGATCTTGGGGGCACCCGTCATCGAGCCACCGGGAAAGCACGCCGAGATAACGTCGAGCGCGTCAAGACCGTCCTGCCGTTGCCCAACGATAGTCGACACCAATTGATGGACAGTTTGATAGCTCTCGATCCCTGCGAACACCGGTACGGTGACAGTCCCCGGCACGGCCACCCCGCCAATATCATGCCGCAGCAGATCGACGATCATCAGATTCTCAGCGCGATCCTTGACACTTGCGCCGAGGGCCGATTTCAACTGTGCATCCGCCGCCACCGTCGCCCCCCGGGGACGCGTGCCCTTGATCGGTTTGGCCTCGATGGCGCCGTCCACGGAGAGCTTCAAGAACCGCTCTGGCGATGCCGAGGTGAGCGCGATCTCCGGATGCCCAATATAGGCCGCAAAGGGGGCGGGGTTCACCGACCTCAGGGCGCGATAAACCTCCCAGGGCGGAGCGGACATTTCCGCGATGAAAGAGGTCGTCAAACAAAGCTCATAGCTGTCGCCGTGACGGATCTTTTCCTGACACCACTTCACCTTCTCCCGATAGGTGCGGGCATCCTCCCGCGGGGTGATGATGAGGGGCCTCGCCCCCCCCTCTCCGTGAGACGGATCTGTGGGGCGTTGCCGGAGCTGCGCCAGCAGGCGCGCCTTCATTCTGCCCCCCCATTCGCGCCGCTGCGGTGCGTCGTCCTCGTCGCCGATGGAGACCACGAAAACCTCTCCGGCCTGGTCATCCACCACCAGGAAGGAGGACACGGCGAGGAAGAGCGCTTCGAGGGGTGCGGGCGCGAACGTCACCGGCAAGCCAAGGGCGCGGCGCGCTTCATAGCCG
This window harbors:
- a CDS encoding anthranilate synthase component I family protein, which produces MPITGSVADIFQALTAPGPPQGILLEAARPYEGRQVSILAFPDAPGNKWITGGGGADPWPEALRRHLDREVRHEGALPTEFLGGVIGVIGYEARRALGLPVTFAPAPLEALFLAVSSFLVVDDQAGEVFVVSIGDEDDAPQRREWGGRMKARLLAQLRQRPTDPSHGEGGARPLIITPREDARTYREKVKWCQEKIRHGDSYELCLTTSFIAEMSAPPWEVYRALRSVNPAPFAAYIGHPEIALTSASPERFLKLSVDGAIEAKPIKGTRPRGATVAADAQLKSALGASVKDRAENLMIVDLLRHDIGGVAVPGTVTVPVFAGIESYQTVHQLVSTIVGQRQDGLDALDVISACFPGGSMTGAPKIRSMTLLEQIEGEPRGLYSGALGWISHTGAAEMSIVIRAICQRGRYARIGAGGAITTLSDPMAEYREMKLKAAASFAGLALAESGDPTAYRLAEEGGLVPMGNAVPENI